GACGCCAAGAACCCGCTCCTCGTCTCCGTCCGCTCGGGCGCGCGCGCCTCGATGCCGGGCATGATGGACACGGTGCTCAACCTCGGCCTCAACGACGAGACCGTCCTTGCGCTCGCCAAGGAGGCCGACGACGAGCGCTTCGCCTACGATTCCTACCGCCGCTTCATCACCATGTACTCGAACGTGGTGCTGGGCGTGGAGCACCACGCCTTCGAGGAGGCGCTGGAGCAGTACAAGGAGAGCAAAGGCTTCGACCTCGATACCGAGCTCGGCGCCGCGGACTGGAAGACGCTGATCCAGACCTACAAGAAGATCGTGCGCGACGAGCACGGCTCCGACTTCCCGCAGGGCGCCGACGACCAGCTCTGGGGTGCGATCGGCGCCGTCTTCGATTCATGGATGATCCCGCGCGCCAAGAAGTACCGGGAGCTGAACAATATTCCCGAGAGCTGGGGCACGGCGGTCAACGTGCAGGCGATGGTGTTCGGCAACATGGGCGACACCTCGGCCACGGGCGTCGCCTTCACCCGCAATCCCTCCACCGGCGAGAAGGCGCTCTACGGCGAGTTCCTGATCAACGCTCAGGGCGAGGACGTGGTCGCGGGCATCCGCACCCCGCAGAACATCACCGAGAAGGCGCGGGACGAGGCCGGGAGCGACAAGCCTTCCATGGAGAAGGCCATGCCCGAGAGCTTCGCGGAGCTGACCCGGATCTACGGGATCCTGGAATCGCATTACCGCGACATGCAGGACATGGAGTTCACCATCGAGAAGGGGAAGCTCTGGATGCTCCAGACCCGCAACGGCAAGCGCACGGCCAAGGCCGCCCTGCGCATCGCCGTTGATCTGGCGGGCGAGGGGTTGATCTCGAAGGAGGAGGCGATCGGCCGGGTGGAGCCCGGAGCGCTGGACCAGCTCCTGCACCCGACCATCGATCCGAAAGCCGACCGGAAGGTCATCGCGTCGGGCCTGCCGGCCTCGCCGGGCGCGGCGACCGGCGAGATCGTGTTCAATTCCGAGGATGCGGAGGCGCACCGAAAGGCGGAGCGCAAATGCATCCTGGTGCGCATCGAGACGTCGCCGGAGGACATTCACGGCATGCACGCCGCCGAGGGCATCCTCACCACCCGCGGCGGCATGACCAGCCACGCGGCCGTGGTTGCCCGCGGCATGGGCAAGCCCTGCGTCTCCGGCGTCGGATCCATCCGGATCGACTACAAGGCGCAGACCCTGACGGTCGGCGGCATCACCCTGAAGGCCGGCGACAGGATCACCATCGACGGGTCCACCGGGCAGGTGATCCAGGGCGAGGTGAAGATGCTGGAGCCCGAGCTGTCGGGCGATTTCGCCACCCTGATGGAGTGGGCCGACGGGATCCGCGGCATGAAGGTCCGCGCCAACGCCGACACGCCGACCGACGCCCGCACGGCGCGCAATTTCGGCGCTGAGGGCATCGGCCTCTGCCGCACCGAGCACATGTTCTTCGAGGGCGACCGCATCATCGCGGTGCGCGAGATGATCCTGGCCGACGATGCGGAGGGCCGGCGCGCGGCTCTGGCGAAAATCCTGCCCTACCAGCGGCAGGACTTCCTGGAGCTGTTCACCATCATGTCCGGGCTGCCGGTGACGATCCGTCTGCTGGATCCGCCACTCCACGAATTCCTGCCGCACACGGACGCCGAAGTGGCCGAGGTGGTGAAGGCGACCGGCGTCTCTGAGGAGAAGATCCGGCACCGCACCCGCGAACTCTCCGAGCACAACCCGATGCTCGGCTTCCGCGGCTGCCGCCTCGCGATCGCCTTCCCGGAGATCGCCGAGATGCAGGCGCGCGCCATCTTCGAAGCCGCCGTGCAGGCCGCTGCCGATACCGGCAAGGCGGTGACGCCCGAGGTGATGGTGCCGCTGGTCTTCACACGCGCCGAGTTCGACATCGTGAAGGCGCGCATCGATGCCATGGCCAAGGCGGTGGCCGAGGAGAAGGGCGCCAGCCTCGACTATCAGGTCGGCACCATGATCGAGCTGCCACGAGCCGCCCTGAAGGCGGGCGAGATCGCCGAGACGGCCGAGTTCTTCTCCTTCGGCACCAACGACCTGACCCAGACGGCGCTGGGCATCTCCCGCGACGACGCGGCGACCTTCCTGGGCCCCTACACGCAGAAGGGGATCCTGCCGGCCGACCCATTCATCACCATCGATCAGGAGGGGGTCGGCGAGCTGGTGCGCATCGGCGTCGAGCGCGGCCGCAAGACCCGACCGGACATCAAGCTCGGCATCTGCGGCGAGCACGGCGGCGACCCGGCCTCGGTCGGCTTCTGTCAGGAGGTGGGCCTCGATTACGTCTCGTGCTCGCCCTACCGCGTGCCGATTGCGCGCCTCGCTGCCGCGCAGGCTGCCCTCGGCAAGGTGTCAGGCAAGGAGGGCTGAGCCCGGTCGGGAGCGTTCCCTGCGGAGCGCTCTCACCGCTCGTCAACCAATCCCGTCATGAGGGGTTGAAAAAGGTCATCCGGCCGAAGAACTCGGCTCTTCGCGGCACGTTGATCAGTTGAAAATGCGGACCGGGCATGTGCCTGTTCGGTCCGTCTCTGGTCCAGGCTCGCCCGCCGGTCTCGTCCGCCATGATGCCTCCCGGTCCCTCCTCGCTGTGCCTCGATGAGACCAAGGCGGTTGCGCCGCGCGCCGCGCTGCGCGCGTACCTTGCCCTCGTGGCTGCCATCGGCGGCCTCACCACGGCCGGCATGCTGATGATGTCGGTGGCAGCCAATACGGGCGCCGAGGCCGAGCGGATTACCGCCACACAGGACGACAGCTACGCGGCGACGCTCGTGTCGGCCCTCGCGGTCAACCTCGCCAAGCCGCAGCGCTGAGCACGACGGCCTACGGTACGGGTGACCGGTCTCAACCGTCCGCAGCGTCCGCGAAGTGCAGTGATATCGTGTGGCGTGAAGTTCGGACCCAATGGTCAGCCGTCCGGGCGGTCAGCGCGCGGCCGGTACCGCCCGCGTCGATGAGCCCGTGAACCGTGCTGCCGTGAGTTCGTCGCCGGGGCTGCGCGGGCTGAACCGTGTCGACACCCGGTCCGGGGCCGCCGCCACGAACGCCTGGGGCGCGGCGTCCCGGACACGCGTGGCGGCGACGTGCACCGGTGCGCTCCGGCTGGCCGGTGCCGTCCCGGAACCGGCCGACACCGCCTCGAACAGCGCTCGGAGTTGAAGCTTCGGGTCGGCCTCCGCGTCGATCGGAGCGCGCGTTCGGGACGGTTCGGCCCTGGTGAGGGCTCGGCTCTCGCCGGTCGCCGCGAGGCTCGCCATGCCGCCGCCAAGGGACGCGAATTGGACCGGTCTCGGCGGTGGCAGCGGCATGGCGATGGCGGCCGCCACGGCCGCGAGGTCCGACGGCCGCCGCGGCGGCAACGGTGCTTCAACGGCGGGCACGGCATCGTCGGGCGCCGAGGCGGGGGCGGCGCCCGTGAGCAGTGTCTTGGCGTCCATCGGCTTGAGGTCGGAGCCCTTTGCCTGCTCGCGCTCCGCGAGCGAGCCGCGTAGCGCGCTGTCGGCCGCGGGCGCCGCGTAGGCGAGGGCGACGCGCGCGCCCACGGGATCCTGCGGATCGGCGCTGGCGACGGCGACCACCGGCGCGCGGCGCGACTTCTTCTGGGCCGTCGTGGTCGGAGGCGCCGGCGCCGGCTGCGGCGTTGACGCGCCGCCACCGAAGAGGCTCGCCAGGAAGCCGAACAGGCCGGGACCGTCCTCGTCCTCGCCGCTGGCCATCTGGGTGGTGATGCCCGCCACGGTGCCGCCGCGGGCGAGGATCTCCGCCTTGGCCTCCTCGTAGCGCGGGAACGGCCGGTTGTCGCTCGCGAGGTGCACGGTCTTGCCGTCGGGAAAGATGCGCGCGAGCTGTTCGTGCGTCATGCGCGGCCACATCCGCACCGAGCCGACGTCGAGATGGATGAAGGGCGTGCCCGCGTGCGGATACCAGCCGACGCCGCCCCTCTGCATCTGCAGTCCGACCTCGCGGATCCGGTCGATCGGCACGTCCGGCAGATAGAAGTCCATCGCCTTGCCGAGCATGTGCTGGCTGAACTCGGCCACCATCTTGGAGCGTCGGCGGAGCATCGCGTTTGTGCCCGGCGACCGGTAGGCCGACACGATGTGAATCGCCTGATTCGAGCCGACCTGCCGGTAAGCTTCCCACACCGTGTCGAACAGGCGCGGATCCATCTTGGTCGGCTCGTTGATGCGCCAGTCGCGCAAGAGCCAGTTCAGCTGATCGAGGGCCGCGCGATCGTAGCGGCCGTCGCGCTTGAACGTGATGGTCGCGCTCTCCTGGGTGTGTGTGTGGAGGATCGTCAGGGAGCGGGTGTCGCCGTTGGCGACCGCGTCCTCGGTCTCCGCCGTCCCAGCGATCAGGCCGACCGCCATCCCGGTCAGCGCGAGGGCGATACGGCGAACGGTGCGCGGGAGATACGGCACGATGGTCCTGTTCCTCTCCCGGTGACCGCACCCGGCACTGTAAGGCCTGGGTTCCGGACGAAACGGCTAAGGCTGGACCGTGGCGAAATCGTGCCCGGCTGTGCGGTCGCGCACGTGAAAGTTGTCGATGCCTGCGGGGCTCACCACCAGCCGCGGGAGACCGGCTGCTGCGGCGCCGGTGTCCAGAGACCCGGCTCGCCATATTCCGGAGCGCTGTCGGCGCGGGCGGCGCGGCGCACGGTTCGGTGCGGGGCGTCCACGTCCTCGTAGCGATTGGCCGCCCAATCGTCTGCGACGCGGCTGTGCGGCGCGCGCCGCTGCGCAACCCGCGGCTTCGCGGGCGTGGGAGCGCGCTCCGCCTTGCGGCGCGGCGCCTCGTCCGGCAGCCGAGCGATGGCGGGTCCCCCGCCGCCCGGAAGGCCCAGGGCGGCCCGCATCGGCGCGTCATAGCCGTACAGGTCCGGCAGCGTGCGGTAGGCACCGCCATCGTCGACGTAGGCGGTGAAGTAGGCGAGGTGCACCGGCAGCTTCTCGGGAAGCCGGATGGTGCGCTCGCCCTTGCCGATCAGCTTCTTCAACCGCTCCTCTGACCAGTCCGGAAGGACCACGTCGGCGAGGCGGAACGGGTCGTCCACGCGGACGCAGCCGTGGCTGAAGTCGCGCTTGGAAGCGGAGAACAGCGACCGGTTCGGCGTGTCGTGCAGGTAGACCGCGTGCTGATTCGGGAACATGAACTTGATGAAGCCGAGCGCATTGCGCTCGCCCGGAGGCTGGCGCAGCGAGATGTGGCCGCCGCGCCGGACCACCTCGTAGCCGCCCCAGGTTTTCCCGCCGTAGCCGGCGAGCTTGGGCGCCATGGTCTTCAGGATCGAGGGCGGCACGTACCAGGACGGATTGACGACCGCGTATTCCATCAGGCCCGAAAAGAGCGGCGTGCGCGATTCCGGCTTGCCCACGATGACGCGGGCCTCGTCGCGCAGCTTCCCGCCGCGATAGGCCCGGAGGCGATATTCGGGGACGTTGACCAGGATGTAGTCCGATCCGAGATCACCCGGCAGCCAGCGCCAGCGCTCCATGTTGACGATCAGCTCGGCCTCGCCGCCCGACGGCCGGCCGGTCCGTCCGGCATCGGCGAGCGCCAGGACGGTCTGGACGTTCAGAACGCCGTTTGCCGGAAGGCCGCGGCCGCGCTGGAATTTCGTCACCGCCTCGGCGACGGCGTCGTCGTAGGCCTCGGGCTCCCCGGGGCCGTGATCGAGCGTGCCGGCCGGACGGGCGTCGAGGCCGAAATGCGCGCGCAGCAGCGGCACCCGGCTATCGCGCATGCCCACCCGCAGGGCCGGACCGGACGGCAGACGCAGCGGCTTCACGGCCGCGGGTGCGGGCCCGCGCAGAGCGGCCAAGCGCGCCTTCAGCGCCCGATATCCCGGTGTGGCCGGGTTGTAGCTCTGGAGGGCGTCGCCAGCCTTCGCACCGGTATCGAACAATCTGGCGAGCACGTCATTGCCGGCCGGGAGATCGAGCTTCGGCGTGATCAGCCGCGAGATCGACGCTAGGTTGACCCGTCCACCCCGGGCGTCCCGGGCGTAGAGGACAGCCGCGGCGGACAGACGGAGATCGGCATCGGCCACCGCCTTCTCGTCCGGCTTCTCCGCGAGGGTCGGGACCGTGTAGGCGCGGGCGTCGAGTCCGTCCTCGCCCGCGGCTGCCAGCCGTGTGGAGACGGATTTCGCGGCCTCCGTCCACGCGCCGTCGGCGACCCAGAGGGGCTTGTAGGCCCGAGCCTCGTAGAAGCTCCGGATCGCGTCGCGGTCCTTCGTTGTCAGGCGCAGCAGCAGCGGTGCAGGGTCGCCGAGCCGCGCGAGCACGGCGGCGCCGACGGGATCGGCCGGGACGACGGGGGCTGCCGCTGCGGCCGGAGCCGGCTCCGCAGCGGGCGCTTCCGGCTTGTAATCGGGAAGCGTCGTCGCGATCGGGTCGGTCGATGCCGGCTGTGAGGCATTCTGTGCGGCCGGCTCGGATGGCGGCTGCGGCGCCGGCTGGGATATCTGTGGCCCGGCCGGAGCGGCGGCGGGCGCTTCGGCCGGCGTGACGGCGAGCGCGGCCGTCTCGGCACCGAGCGCGCCGGCCGAGGCCAGCGTACCGGTCAACAGGGCGGCCAGCGCCATCAGGCTGGAGCGCGGGACGCGCATCGTGATCTCCCAGGGTGCG
The sequence above is drawn from the Methylobacterium mesophilicum SR1.6/6 genome and encodes:
- the ppdK gene encoding pyruvate, phosphate dikinase — translated: MATGSAKWVYAFGDGKAEGKSQMRDLLGGKGANLAEMSNLGLPVPPGFTITTEVCTYYYDHGKSYPPELKDQVAAALAQVGALTGRQFGDAKNPLLVSVRSGARASMPGMMDTVLNLGLNDETVLALAKEADDERFAYDSYRRFITMYSNVVLGVEHHAFEEALEQYKESKGFDLDTELGAADWKTLIQTYKKIVRDEHGSDFPQGADDQLWGAIGAVFDSWMIPRAKKYRELNNIPESWGTAVNVQAMVFGNMGDTSATGVAFTRNPSTGEKALYGEFLINAQGEDVVAGIRTPQNITEKARDEAGSDKPSMEKAMPESFAELTRIYGILESHYRDMQDMEFTIEKGKLWMLQTRNGKRTAKAALRIAVDLAGEGLISKEEAIGRVEPGALDQLLHPTIDPKADRKVIASGLPASPGAATGEIVFNSEDAEAHRKAERKCILVRIETSPEDIHGMHAAEGILTTRGGMTSHAAVVARGMGKPCVSGVGSIRIDYKAQTLTVGGITLKAGDRITIDGSTGQVIQGEVKMLEPELSGDFATLMEWADGIRGMKVRANADTPTDARTARNFGAEGIGLCRTEHMFFEGDRIIAVREMILADDAEGRRAALAKILPYQRQDFLELFTIMSGLPVTIRLLDPPLHEFLPHTDAEVAEVVKATGVSEEKIRHRTRELSEHNPMLGFRGCRLAIAFPEIAEMQARAIFEAAVQAAADTGKAVTPEVMVPLVFTRAEFDIVKARIDAMAKAVAEEKGASLDYQVGTMIELPRAALKAGEIAETAEFFSFGTNDLTQTALGISRDDAATFLGPYTQKGILPADPFITIDQEGVGELVRIGVERGRKTRPDIKLGICGEHGGDPASVGFCQEVGLDYVSCSPYRVPIARLAAAQAALGKVSGKEG
- a CDS encoding DUF882 domain-containing protein, which codes for MPYLPRTVRRIALALTGMAVGLIAGTAETEDAVANGDTRSLTILHTHTQESATITFKRDGRYDRAALDQLNWLLRDWRINEPTKMDPRLFDTVWEAYRQVGSNQAIHIVSAYRSPGTNAMLRRRSKMVAEFSQHMLGKAMDFYLPDVPIDRIREVGLQMQRGGVGWYPHAGTPFIHLDVGSVRMWPRMTHEQLARIFPDGKTVHLASDNRPFPRYEEAKAEILARGGTVAGITTQMASGEDEDGPGLFGFLASLFGGGASTPQPAPAPPTTTAQKKSRRAPVVAVASADPQDPVGARVALAYAAPAADSALRGSLAEREQAKGSDLKPMDAKTLLTGAAPASAPDDAVPAVEAPLPPRRPSDLAAVAAAIAMPLPPPRPVQFASLGGGMASLAATGESRALTRAEPSRTRAPIDAEADPKLQLRALFEAVSAGSGTAPASRSAPVHVAATRVRDAAPQAFVAAAPDRVSTRFSPRSPGDELTAARFTGSSTRAVPAAR
- a CDS encoding L,D-transpeptidase family protein; translated protein: MRVPRSSLMALAALLTGTLASAGALGAETAALAVTPAEAPAAAPAGPQISQPAPQPPSEPAAQNASQPASTDPIATTLPDYKPEAPAAEPAPAAAAAPVVPADPVGAAVLARLGDPAPLLLRLTTKDRDAIRSFYEARAYKPLWVADGAWTEAAKSVSTRLAAAGEDGLDARAYTVPTLAEKPDEKAVADADLRLSAAAVLYARDARGGRVNLASISRLITPKLDLPAGNDVLARLFDTGAKAGDALQSYNPATPGYRALKARLAALRGPAPAAVKPLRLPSGPALRVGMRDSRVPLLRAHFGLDARPAGTLDHGPGEPEAYDDAVAEAVTKFQRGRGLPANGVLNVQTVLALADAGRTGRPSGGEAELIVNMERWRWLPGDLGSDYILVNVPEYRLRAYRGGKLRDEARVIVGKPESRTPLFSGLMEYAVVNPSWYVPPSILKTMAPKLAGYGGKTWGGYEVVRRGGHISLRQPPGERNALGFIKFMFPNQHAVYLHDTPNRSLFSASKRDFSHGCVRVDDPFRLADVVLPDWSEERLKKLIGKGERTIRLPEKLPVHLAYFTAYVDDGGAYRTLPDLYGYDAPMRAALGLPGGGGPAIARLPDEAPRRKAERAPTPAKPRVAQRRAPHSRVADDWAANRYEDVDAPHRTVRRAARADSAPEYGEPGLWTPAPQQPVSRGWW